A region of Curvibacter sp. AEP1-3 DNA encodes the following proteins:
- a CDS encoding response regulator yields MAALDSDFSTCSALVVDGNPTSRSILVSQLRDFGVASVAQAARAVDARRQLEFRTFDFVLCEQHFPTDAMSGQDLLDDLRRNQLLPFSTVFIMITGEATYAKVAEAAESALDGYMLKPHKATQLGERLVAARVRKVSLQGIFTAIEEEDFEEAARLCLDRFEARGQFWLYAARVGAELLLRLGRCIEAQTLYKAVVDAKTLPWAKLGVARSQLEAGQINQATSTLEKLIGEDANYADAYDVMGRAQFELGRFDKALETYKMAATLTPASISRVQNLAMMTYYSGDHEEAEKLLDKTTRLGLDSKMFDAQTLVLLAFTRLGTADRKGLQRCYDDFLRLIDKDEGNARLRRLAAIVEALNLIQQHQFARSVDAVREMAKTVREPQFDFESASNLVALMAQLSAKAIQLNELEETIDVIGRRFCSNRSLTELLAASAVSHPPYADRLRLAQSQVLEFAETAMALSLAGDPTNAVKNLILHGRDTLNSRLIDNAYQLLQKHSAKVKGAPELQDMVQQLKARCGPLVNRASLGEQKRQAGGLALLTGKRVAPEIGKLPDPPPASLPPAEELLPGV; encoded by the coding sequence ATGGCCGCTCTCGATTCGGATTTCTCGACCTGCTCTGCCCTGGTGGTAGACGGCAATCCGACATCGCGCTCGATTCTGGTGTCGCAGCTGCGCGACTTCGGAGTTGCGAGCGTCGCCCAAGCGGCCCGCGCAGTGGATGCCCGTCGTCAACTGGAGTTCCGCACCTTCGACTTTGTGCTGTGCGAGCAACACTTTCCCACTGATGCCATGTCCGGGCAGGATCTGCTGGACGACTTGCGCCGCAACCAGCTGCTGCCCTTCTCCACCGTGTTCATCATGATCACTGGTGAAGCCACCTACGCCAAGGTGGCGGAAGCCGCCGAATCGGCCCTGGACGGCTACATGCTCAAGCCGCACAAAGCGACCCAACTCGGTGAACGGCTGGTAGCCGCACGGGTGCGGAAAGTGTCTCTGCAGGGCATTTTCACTGCCATTGAAGAAGAGGACTTCGAAGAGGCCGCGCGCCTGTGTCTCGATCGGTTTGAGGCCAGAGGCCAGTTCTGGCTGTATGCGGCGCGGGTAGGTGCCGAGTTGTTGCTGCGACTGGGCCGCTGCATTGAGGCGCAAACCTTGTACAAGGCAGTCGTCGACGCCAAAACACTGCCTTGGGCCAAGTTGGGTGTTGCACGCTCGCAGTTGGAGGCCGGCCAGATTAACCAGGCCACCAGCACTCTCGAAAAATTGATAGGCGAAGACGCGAATTACGCCGATGCCTATGACGTCATGGGTCGGGCCCAGTTCGAGTTAGGCCGTTTTGACAAGGCTCTGGAAACCTACAAAATGGCCGCCACGCTCACGCCAGCCTCCATCAGCCGGGTACAGAACCTGGCCATGATGACCTACTATTCCGGCGACCACGAGGAGGCCGAAAAGCTGCTCGACAAGACCACGCGCTTGGGGCTCGACTCCAAGATGTTTGACGCACAAACACTGGTGCTGCTGGCCTTTACCCGACTGGGCACCGCAGACCGCAAGGGCCTGCAGCGCTGCTATGACGATTTTCTGAGGCTTATCGATAAAGATGAGGGCAACGCACGCCTAAGGCGCCTGGCTGCCATCGTGGAAGCACTCAACCTCATACAGCAGCACCAGTTTGCCCGGTCAGTGGACGCAGTGCGGGAGATGGCAAAGACCGTGCGGGAGCCCCAATTTGATTTTGAATCTGCCAGCAACCTCGTGGCTCTGATGGCGCAACTGTCGGCCAAAGCCATCCAGCTCAATGAGCTGGAGGAAACCATTGATGTCATCGGCCGTCGCTTTTGCAGCAACCGCTCATTAACGGAGCTGCTTGCAGCCAGTGCCGTGTCCCATCCGCCTTATGCCGACCGGCTGAGACTGGCCCAGTCGCAAGTGCTGGAGTTTGCAGAAACGGCCATGGCACTGAGCCTTGCAGGCGACCCGACCAATGCCGTCAAAAACCTGATCCTGCATGGCCGCGACACACTCAACTCAAGGCTGATCGACAACGCCTACCAGTTGCTGCAAAAGCACAGTGCCAAAGTCAAGGGAGCGCCCGAGCTGCAGGACATGGTGCAGCAGCTCAAGGCGCGATGCGGGCCTTTGGTCAACCGCGCGTCTCTGGGCGAGCAAAAGCGCCAGGCCGGTGGGTTGGCTTTGCTCACCGGCAAACGGGTTGCTCCGGAAATCGGCAAACTGCCGGACCCGCCACCCGCCTCTCTGCCACCGGCAGAAGAACTGCTGCCAGGCGTCTAA
- the urtE gene encoding urea ABC transporter ATP-binding subunit UrtE, protein MLEVKNINQYYGGSHILRDVSLEAEVGKVKVILGRNGVGKTTLLKSLMGLVPIKSGIISMGGKEIHKLTPYERARLGMGFVPQGREIFARLTVEENLRMGLAYKPAGTPIPAELFELFPVLQQMLHRRGGDLSGGQQQQLAIARALAAGPKVLILDEPTEGIQPSIIKDIGRVIRMLADRGDMAILLVEQYYDFAQELADNYIVMERGAVLARGMGQNMEVDGVRGLVAI, encoded by the coding sequence ATGCTTGAAGTAAAAAACATCAACCAGTACTACGGTGGCTCCCACATTTTGAGGGACGTGAGTCTGGAGGCCGAGGTCGGCAAGGTCAAGGTCATCCTGGGCCGCAACGGCGTAGGCAAGACCACACTGCTCAAATCGCTGATGGGCCTGGTGCCCATCAAGTCCGGCATCATCTCCATGGGCGGGAAGGAAATCCACAAGCTCACGCCTTATGAGCGTGCCCGCCTGGGAATGGGCTTTGTGCCACAGGGTCGCGAGATTTTTGCTCGACTTACTGTGGAAGAAAACCTCCGTATGGGCTTGGCTTACAAGCCTGCCGGCACCCCTATTCCGGCTGAGCTGTTTGAACTGTTTCCGGTGCTTCAGCAGATGTTGCACCGCCGGGGCGGCGACTTGTCCGGCGGGCAACAGCAACAGCTGGCGATTGCGCGTGCATTGGCGGCGGGCCCCAAGGTTCTGATCCTCGATGAGCCTACCGAAGGTATCCAACCCAGCATCATCAAGGATATCGGCCGCGTGATCCGCATGCTGGCAGACCGTGGCGACATGGCCATTCTGCTGGTGGAGCAGTACTACGACTTTGCCCAGGAGTTGGCGGACAACTACATCGTGATGGAGCGTGGCGCGGTGCTTGCGCGTGGCATGGGCCAGAACATGGAAGTTGACGGCGTGCGTGGCTTGGTGGCCATTTAG